In one window of Acaryochloris thomasi RCC1774 DNA:
- a CDS encoding GNAT family N-acetyltransferase, with translation MRPSKRQDYSAVASIYNQAIATGGMTFHEQELSAGYIQRWVEGFCDRESLLVLVYNDQILGWGVVKRYSDRTGYRFCCETSIYLDSAETGKGYGSILQKALLQKAVELNYHHVVLKIVASNQGSIRFHEQFGFETVGIQEEIGFTHGRWHDVAIMQLILPAH, from the coding sequence GTGAGGCCAAGCAAAAGACAGGATTACTCAGCCGTTGCGTCGATCTATAACCAGGCGATCGCAACCGGCGGTATGACCTTCCATGAGCAGGAACTATCGGCAGGTTATATACAACGATGGGTGGAAGGATTTTGCGATCGCGAGTCTCTCTTAGTCCTTGTATACAACGATCAGATTTTGGGCTGGGGTGTTGTCAAACGCTATAGCGATCGCACAGGCTATCGATTTTGCTGTGAAACCTCAATTTATCTCGATAGTGCAGAAACAGGGAAAGGCTACGGCAGTATTTTGCAAAAGGCTTTGCTGCAGAAGGCGGTAGAGCTGAATTATCACCACGTTGTTCTCAAAATTGTGGCCTCCAATCAAGGCAGCATCCGCTTCCATGAACAATTTGGGTTTGAAACAGTTGGCATTCAAGAAGAGATCGGCTTCACACATGGTCGTTGGCATGACGTAGCAATCATGCAGCTCATTTTGCCTGCCCATTAG
- a CDS encoding M28 family peptidase: MNIALLQQHLSQHLQQLVRERDPFLGQAGHYFVREYIRQELANFGEVETHSSKWQGKTYENLILNIGRRAGGKKAAPILIGAHYDTVPGSPGADDNATGIAVLLELARYFSQTAAKYPIRLVAFDLEEYGWGGSLPYATLLRERGEKLRLMLSLESLGYCSDTPGSQTYPAKFLEFIYPSQGNFIALIGNLEAAGDMLSISRKMKEKVPCQWLPVPLKGKILPDMRRSDHAPFWDLGYRAMMVTDTADARNPNYHTAKDTIKTLDLDFLANVYQGLVRVIETLS; the protein is encoded by the coding sequence TTGAATATAGCCCTATTACAACAGCACCTCTCCCAGCACCTCCAGCAACTTGTGCGGGAGCGAGACCCGTTCTTAGGGCAGGCAGGTCACTATTTTGTGCGAGAGTACATCCGTCAAGAGCTCGCAAACTTTGGCGAGGTAGAGACACATTCATCTAAATGGCAAGGCAAAACTTATGAAAATCTGATTCTGAATATAGGGCGACGCGCAGGAGGCAAGAAAGCAGCACCGATTTTGATCGGCGCCCATTACGATACCGTTCCCGGATCTCCAGGGGCTGACGATAACGCTACAGGAATCGCCGTATTGCTGGAGCTAGCCCGCTACTTTAGTCAGACAGCAGCAAAGTATCCAATTCGTCTAGTTGCATTTGATCTCGAAGAGTATGGCTGGGGCGGCAGCCTACCCTATGCAACATTGCTTCGAGAGAGAGGCGAAAAGCTGCGGCTAATGCTGTCACTAGAGTCGCTGGGATACTGCAGCGACACCCCTGGGTCACAAACTTACCCCGCAAAATTTCTAGAGTTTATCTATCCTTCTCAGGGCAACTTTATTGCTTTAATCGGCAATCTAGAGGCAGCCGGCGACATGCTGAGTATCAGCCGCAAGATGAAAGAGAAAGTTCCTTGCCAATGGCTACCAGTCCCTCTAAAAGGGAAAATTCTGCCGGACATGCGACGCAGCGATCACGCACCGTTTTGGGATCTGGGCTATCGCGCGATGATGGTCACCGACACCGCAGATGCAAGGAACCCAAATTATCACACCGCGAAGGATACTATTAAGACCCTCGACCTAGATTTTCTCGCGAATGTCTATCAAGGCTTGGTGCGGGTAATTGAAACGCTGTCATAA
- the aroC gene encoding chorismate synthase, whose protein sequence is MGNTFGHLFRITTFGESHGGGVGVVIDGCPPMLAISEAEIQVELDRRRPGQSRITTPRKEADTCEIVSGVFQGQTLGTPITILVRNKNTRPQDYSEMAQVYRPSHADATYDAKYGVRNWQGGGRSSARETIGRVAAGAIAKKILAQIAGVEIIGYVKRIKDLEAEIDPEQVTLEAVESNILRCPNAEAAEQMIEIIDQARKDANSLGGVVECVARQVPIGLGSPVFDKLEADLAKGVMSLPASKGFEIGSGFAGTRLTGIEHNDEFYTDETGRIRTVTNRSGGIQGGISNGENIVLRAAFKPTATIGKSQKTVNQAGEETTLAAKGRHDPCVLPRAVPMVEAMVALVLCDHLLRNEAQCRTLPRSE, encoded by the coding sequence ATGGGCAATACATTTGGACATCTGTTTCGGATTACGACGTTTGGTGAATCCCACGGCGGCGGCGTCGGTGTGGTGATTGACGGATGTCCGCCCATGCTCGCGATTTCTGAAGCCGAAATTCAAGTTGAACTCGACCGGCGACGTCCGGGGCAGAGCCGAATCACCACGCCTCGCAAAGAGGCCGACACCTGCGAGATTGTCTCGGGTGTATTTCAGGGGCAGACGCTCGGTACGCCGATCACAATTTTGGTCCGCAACAAGAATACGCGCCCCCAAGACTACAGTGAGATGGCCCAGGTTTATCGCCCATCTCATGCAGATGCCACCTATGACGCGAAATATGGGGTGCGCAACTGGCAAGGCGGTGGGCGCTCCTCGGCTCGGGAGACCATTGGTCGGGTGGCAGCAGGTGCGATCGCGAAAAAAATTCTTGCCCAAATTGCAGGCGTCGAAATCATCGGCTACGTCAAACGCATCAAAGACCTTGAAGCTGAGATTGATCCCGAGCAGGTCACCCTCGAAGCTGTAGAAAGCAATATCCTTCGCTGTCCTAACGCAGAGGCCGCTGAGCAAATGATCGAAATTATCGATCAGGCTCGCAAAGATGCAAACTCTTTGGGGGGCGTTGTTGAATGCGTAGCTCGTCAGGTTCCCATCGGTCTGGGAAGCCCGGTGTTCGATAAGCTAGAAGCCGATCTTGCCAAAGGTGTTATGTCGCTACCGGCTAGTAAAGGGTTCGAGATTGGGTCAGGATTTGCGGGAACACGGCTAACGGGAATTGAGCATAATGATGAGTTCTACACCGACGAGACAGGCCGCATCCGGACGGTGACTAATCGCTCTGGCGGCATTCAAGGCGGAATCTCCAACGGAGAGAATATCGTGCTGCGGGCTGCGTTTAAGCCCACGGCAACCATTGGCAAATCCCAGAAAACGGTTAATCAGGCAGGTGAAGAGACAACGCTGGCCGCAAAGGGACGCCATGATCCCTGTGTCTTGCCCAGAGCAGTGCCGATGGTGGAGGCAATGGTGGCGTTAGTGCTCTGCGATCATCTCCTGCGCAATGAAGCTCAGTGCCGAACGCTGCCGAGATCTGAGTAG